In Microcoleus sp. FACHB-831, the following proteins share a genomic window:
- a CDS encoding DUF2079 domain-containing protein — protein MFLKPLLFDKDKTGLRWVLVLAGIFFSLTLIVSLHRYYSFYSTYDQGIFNQVFWNNLHGRFFQSSLSSAVSSAVQQDSQVPSVFYHRLGQHFTPALLVWLPFYALFPSPVTLIFLQVTLVAAGGLVLYALARHYLDTPLAIAIAASFYGANAVIGPTLSNFHDLCQVPLFIFSLLLALEKRRWWLFWLMAALTLAIREDAGVMLFGIGVYLVASRHYPRLGLALCTVSFGYILLATNAIMPLFSPDVSKRFMIERFGQYAQEDEATSLQILWEIVRDPRRLVWELINPVDKTVKYLLGHWLPLAFVPAVSGASWAIAGFPLMQLFLQKGSYSLSINIRYAMAVVPGIFYGAILWWSTRAELFKRVWVRRFWVGCITLSVLFSFTSNPHQVFYFLIPHSIDPWVYISLPHQWNHVSHIRALMSQIPPDASVSATTNLIPHLSSRREIVRLPVFQVQNDQKQVKEVEYAIADIWQLQQFQAIYKNDRLRLQALVPAIDEVVTAQKYGVRGVQDGIVLLQKSTDSEPSAIAAWLSLRDSLRPIWQNR, from the coding sequence GTGTTCCTTAAACCTCTTCTCTTTGACAAAGACAAAACAGGATTACGATGGGTACTTGTTCTAGCAGGAATTTTCTTCTCGCTGACGCTTATTGTTTCCCTCCATCGCTACTACAGTTTCTATAGCACTTACGACCAGGGTATTTTTAACCAGGTATTCTGGAATAACCTGCACGGGCGTTTTTTTCAAAGTTCCCTGTCTTCTGCTGTCTCCAGCGCTGTTCAGCAAGATAGCCAAGTTCCGTCAGTTTTTTATCACCGCTTAGGGCAACACTTTACCCCAGCTTTGTTAGTTTGGCTACCTTTTTATGCTCTCTTTCCCTCACCAGTAACTTTAATTTTTCTGCAAGTAACGCTGGTTGCGGCTGGGGGATTGGTTCTCTACGCTTTGGCGCGACATTACCTAGATACACCGTTGGCGATCGCGATCGCTGCCAGTTTTTATGGGGCTAATGCGGTAATTGGCCCCACTTTGTCAAATTTTCACGACTTGTGCCAAGTTCCTTTATTTATTTTTAGCTTGCTGTTGGCTCTAGAAAAACGTCGCTGGTGGTTGTTTTGGCTAATGGCAGCTTTAACATTGGCGATCCGCGAAGATGCGGGAGTAATGCTATTTGGAATTGGCGTTTATTTAGTAGCGAGTCGCCACTATCCCAGGTTAGGATTGGCGCTATGTACTGTTAGTTTTGGCTATATTTTATTGGCAACAAATGCCATCATGCCGCTGTTTTCTCCTGACGTTTCCAAGCGGTTTATGATCGAGCGTTTTGGTCAGTATGCTCAAGAAGATGAGGCAACAAGCCTGCAAATTCTCTGGGAAATTGTGCGCGACCCCAGGCGGTTAGTTTGGGAATTAATCAACCCTGTTGATAAGACCGTTAAATATTTGCTGGGACATTGGTTGCCTTTAGCTTTTGTACCTGCGGTTTCGGGCGCTAGTTGGGCGATCGCGGGGTTTCCTTTAATGCAACTGTTTCTGCAAAAGGGTTCCTATTCTCTATCTATTAATATTCGCTATGCAATGGCGGTTGTGCCTGGGATATTTTACGGTGCGATTTTGTGGTGGTCAACACGCGCAGAATTATTTAAGCGCGTGTGGGTGCGCCGCTTTTGGGTTGGGTGTATTACCCTTTCTGTCCTATTTTCTTTTACCTCAAATCCCCATCAGGTTTTCTATTTTCTAATACCGCATTCTATCGACCCTTGGGTTTATATTTCTCTACCGCACCAGTGGAATCATGTAAGTCACATCCGCGCTTTGATGAGCCAGATTCCTCCAGATGCAAGCGTGTCTGCAACTACTAATTTAATTCCGCATCTTTCCAGCCGCCGGGAAATTGTTCGACTGCCAGTTTTTCAGGTGCAAAACGACCAAAAACAGGTGAAAGAGGTAGAGTATGCGATCGCTGATATTTGGCAACTCCAACAGTTCCAAGCCATTTATAAAAACGACCGCCTGCGCCTCCAAGCACTTGTCCCAGCGATTGACGAAGTTGTAACCGCTCAAAAGTACGGAGTAAGGGGCGTACAAGATGGCATAGTTTTGCTCCAAAAATCCACAGATAGCGAACCTAGCGCTATAGCGGCTTGGTTGAGCCTGCGCGACTCCCTGCGACCTATCTGGCAAAATCGCTAG
- a CDS encoding DUF2079 domain-containing protein, with the protein MAILAGIFFTLTLILALNRHYSFYSTNDHGLFNQLFWNSIHGRLFQSSLSSGNSSASLIDGQPPSVSYYHLGQHFVPDFLLWMPIYALFPSATTLVVLQVALIAAGGLVLYALARHYLSPILSIAIAASYYGANAVIGPTVDNFYEQCQLPLFVFGLLLALEKRLWWLFWLLVVLTLGIREDTGIILFGIGVYLVLSRRYPRVGIALCTISFSYVVVVTNLIVPLFSNDNSRLYLGKYFSKFVKSENPTTLEVLWAIATQPGVIIEVVLTRFDQRVRYLLGQWLPLAFVPVISFPAWAIAAFPLLVLLVQNNVDAVSINTRYTLSVVPGLFYGAILWWHSNSEKFKPRFRRFWIGCIALSLFFTFTSNPHKSLYFLVPYSIKPWNYVSLNHQWEHAAHLRTVMKSIPDDASVATGGYVIPHLSSRREIVRLPFIQLQNDEGKIVDVDYALVDMWQLQQSKLAAGVDWRKIKASVPIIDQALEQEKYGIIDLQDGVMLLKKGVPSNSQAKSAWLKLREELRPIWQA; encoded by the coding sequence GTGGCAATCCTTGCAGGGATTTTTTTTACCCTAACCCTGATTTTGGCACTCAATCGCCACTACAGTTTTTACAGCACGAACGATCACGGTCTATTTAACCAGTTATTCTGGAACAGCATACACGGGCGTTTGTTTCAGAGTTCTCTCTCTTCAGGTAACTCCAGCGCCTCTTTGATTGATGGTCAGCCGCCATCAGTATCCTACTATCACTTAGGGCAACATTTTGTCCCCGATTTTTTGCTCTGGATGCCGATTTATGCTTTATTCCCTTCAGCAACTACCCTAGTAGTGCTACAGGTGGCTTTGATTGCGGCTGGAGGATTGGTGCTGTATGCGCTAGCACGGCACTATCTTTCTCCTATTTTATCTATAGCGATCGCAGCTAGTTATTACGGCGCTAATGCAGTAATTGGCCCAACGGTGGATAATTTCTACGAACAGTGCCAATTACCATTATTTGTCTTTGGTTTACTCCTCGCCTTAGAGAAGCGTCTTTGGTGGCTTTTTTGGCTTTTAGTAGTGCTTACTTTAGGAATTCGCGAAGACACCGGGATTATTCTTTTTGGCATTGGGGTTTATTTAGTTCTTAGTCGTCGTTATCCTCGCGTTGGAATTGCTTTATGCACGATCAGTTTCAGCTACGTCGTCGTCGTGACAAACTTGATCGTGCCGTTATTTTCTAATGATAATTCTCGGCTTTATCTGGGTAAATATTTTAGCAAATTCGTCAAAAGCGAAAATCCCACTACTCTTGAAGTTCTGTGGGCGATCGCAACCCAACCTGGGGTAATAATTGAAGTAGTTTTAACCCGGTTTGACCAGCGAGTAAGATACTTATTAGGCCAATGGTTGCCATTGGCATTTGTACCTGTTATTTCTTTTCCAGCGTGGGCGATCGCAGCCTTTCCATTGCTAGTACTTTTAGTACAAAACAACGTTGATGCTGTCTCTATCAACACTCGCTACACCCTCAGCGTAGTTCCGGGATTATTTTACGGCGCTATTTTATGGTGGCACAGCAATTCAGAAAAGTTTAAACCCAGATTTCGTCGCTTTTGGATTGGATGTATTGCCCTCTCTTTGTTCTTCACCTTCACTTCCAATCCTCATAAGTCTTTGTACTTTTTAGTTCCCTATTCCATCAAGCCTTGGAATTATGTATCCTTAAACCACCAATGGGAACACGCCGCACACCTGCGGACTGTTATGAAATCAATTCCTGATGATGCTAGTGTAGCCACAGGTGGTTATGTAATTCCGCATCTTTCCAGCCGCCGCGAGATTGTTCGTTTACCGTTCATACAGTTACAAAATGATGAAGGAAAAATTGTTGATGTTGATTACGCTTTAGTAGATATGTGGCAGTTGCAACAGTCGAAATTAGCTGCTGGTGTTGACTGGAGAAAGATTAAAGCTAGCGTACCGATTATTGACCAGGCTCTTGAACAAGAAAAGTATGGCATCATCGATCTACAAGATGGAGTCATGCTGCTGAAAAAGGGTGTTCCTTCCAATTCCCAAGCTAAATCGGCTTGGTTGAAGTTGCGAGAAGAATTGCGACCTATTTGGCAAGCCTAA
- a CDS encoding glycosyltransferase, with the protein MQKISAIVPVYNEAECIEQTFAAVLEYLEKRPYYSFLFVNDGSTDKTKEILESKIKALSSSRINLISYDNRQGKGYAVNKGVQYADGDYICFIDSDLAYSLDHLDMVVEKLEYFDVVIGCRHLTSDKVVGVKFSRMIAGKLFNVLSNQILNLKFSDMQAGVKGFSRIAAKELFNRQDLTGFSFDAELLYLAKKLDFSIGEIPAKVSDSHQYKFSKINLLKDSVKMFLDLLTIRINDLRGRYD; encoded by the coding sequence ATGCAAAAAATCTCAGCGATCGTACCAGTTTATAATGAGGCAGAATGCATCGAGCAAACCTTTGCAGCAGTTTTGGAATATTTAGAAAAACGCCCTTACTATAGTTTTTTGTTTGTCAATGATGGGTCAACTGATAAAACAAAAGAAATTCTAGAGAGCAAAATAAAGGCATTAAGTAGCAGCCGCATCAATTTGATTTCTTACGATAATCGTCAAGGAAAAGGGTATGCGGTAAATAAGGGAGTACAGTATGCGGATGGAGACTATATTTGTTTTATAGATAGCGATCTAGCTTATTCTCTAGACCATCTTGATATGGTGGTGGAAAAGTTAGAATATTTTGATGTTGTTATTGGTTGCAGGCATTTAACTTCAGATAAAGTTGTAGGCGTAAAATTTTCCAGGATGATTGCTGGAAAATTGTTTAATGTTCTTAGCAATCAGATACTTAATTTAAAATTTAGCGATATGCAAGCGGGGGTAAAAGGTTTTAGTAGAATTGCCGCAAAAGAGTTATTTAACAGGCAAGACCTTACTGGTTTTTCCTTTGATGCTGAGTTGCTTTATTTAGCTAAGAAGCTGGATTTTAGTATTGGCGAGATACCTGCAAAAGTGTCAGATAGCCATCAATACAAGTTTTCTAAGATTAATTTGCTTAAAGATTCTGTAAAAATGTTTCTGGATTTATTAACTATCAGGATTAACGATTTGAGAGGTAGATATGACTGA
- a CDS encoding SLBB domain-containing protein, producing MKGASFSRRLTRPVAGFTLLAYVALAHPAPLLAQRRVPAAAPRSSEAAYTLGGGDRIRLDIFNVPEYAGEYQVLVDGTLNLPVIGSVIVRGMTIAQATRMISAKYAPYVRRPIVTLSLVAARPLKIGVSGEVNRPGSYSIPLAEGRQFPSVTQAVTLAGGTTQSANVRAVQIRRRQSNGRQQTINVNLSQLLQTGSLAPDITLRDGDTVFIPTLTAINPARSRELATASFAGQPTAPLKIAVVGEVSRPGPYTVAPDTSTPERPAKAPTLTRAIQVAGGITPSADIRNVQIRRPSKSGRLQAIAVNLSQLLRAGDLTQDITLQDGDTVFIPTARNISPAESNELASASFAADRTQPLNLIVVGEVSRPGPYTLAPDNNGNGDKPTKPPTLTRAIQVAGGITPSADIRNVQIRRATRSGAVRSMSVNLSQLLRAGDRTQDVLLQDGDTIFIPTANSISPAESNELASASFAAERSGPLKIAVVGEVSRPGPHTVAPESTSPDKPTKPPTLTRAIQVAGGITPSADIRNIQIRRPTRNGSTQAIAVNLWQLLRQGDITQDLILQDGDTVFIPTAQNISSSEARQLAALSFAADKTQPLSIAVVGEVSRPGPYTVAAADNPNTPDQGGKAPTLTRAIQLAGGITANADIRQIQVRRATRNGDEKAIAVNLWQLLQEGDLTQDIILQEGDTISVPTATNLNAAEATQLATSSFSPDKIRVNVVGEVQKPGTVEVPPNTPLNQALLASGSFNNRARRRSVDLIRLNPNGTVSKRPVQVDFTQGINEKNNPTLRNNDVIVVGRSNIATISDTVGTVLSPVGGIFSLFNFFRIFN from the coding sequence ATGAAAGGTGCCAGTTTTTCCAGACGCCTAACTCGACCCGTTGCGGGTTTCACTTTGCTGGCATACGTGGCTCTTGCACACCCAGCGCCCCTTTTAGCGCAAAGGCGTGTGCCTGCTGCTGCGCCAAGATCCTCAGAAGCAGCATATACGTTAGGAGGGGGCGATCGCATCCGTCTGGATATATTTAACGTTCCTGAATACGCTGGCGAATATCAAGTCCTAGTCGATGGCACTCTCAACCTGCCCGTTATCGGCAGCGTCATAGTCCGGGGAATGACAATCGCACAAGCGACAAGGATGATTTCTGCCAAATACGCTCCCTACGTCAGACGCCCCATTGTCACCCTGAGTCTGGTAGCTGCTCGTCCGCTAAAAATCGGCGTCTCTGGCGAAGTAAATCGCCCCGGCTCTTACAGCATCCCCCTAGCTGAAGGCAGGCAATTTCCTTCAGTAACTCAGGCTGTTACCCTAGCTGGGGGAACCACTCAATCGGCAAACGTCCGCGCCGTGCAGATCCGTCGCAGGCAATCCAACGGTCGCCAGCAAACTATTAATGTAAATCTCTCGCAGTTGCTACAAACTGGCAGTCTCGCTCCAGACATCACTTTGCGGGATGGAGACACAGTTTTTATTCCCACGCTAACAGCTATAAATCCAGCGCGATCGCGCGAACTGGCAACGGCTAGCTTTGCCGGACAGCCAACCGCGCCCCTTAAAATTGCCGTTGTGGGTGAAGTTTCTCGTCCCGGCCCCTACACTGTAGCGCCGGATACCAGCACCCCCGAAAGACCTGCCAAGGCACCAACCTTGACGCGGGCAATTCAAGTCGCAGGCGGTATCACGCCTAGCGCTGATATTCGCAACGTCCAGATCCGGCGTCCCAGCAAATCTGGTAGGTTGCAAGCGATCGCTGTCAACTTGTCCCAACTCCTGCGAGCAGGGGACCTTACTCAAGACATCACTTTGCAGGATGGAGACACGGTTTTTATTCCCACAGCTAGGAACATCAGCCCTGCTGAGTCTAACGAACTGGCATCCGCTAGCTTTGCCGCCGATAGAACCCAGCCGCTTAACTTAATCGTGGTGGGTGAAGTGTCGCGTCCCGGCCCATACACATTAGCGCCAGATAATAACGGCAACGGGGATAAACCGACCAAGCCACCAACCTTAACGCGGGCGATTCAAGTAGCGGGAGGGATTACCCCTAGTGCCGATATTCGCAACGTCCAGATCCGCCGCGCTACAAGATCCGGCGCAGTTCGGTCTATGAGCGTCAACCTGTCGCAACTCTTGCGGGCAGGCGATCGCACTCAAGACGTGCTGTTGCAAGATGGAGACACGATTTTTATTCCCACAGCTAATAGCATCAGCCCCGCTGAGTCCAACGAGCTGGCATCTGCTAGCTTTGCCGCCGAGAGGAGCGGGCCGCTTAAAATTGCTGTTGTGGGTGAAGTATCTCGGCCAGGGCCGCATACAGTAGCACCAGAAAGCACCAGTCCGGATAAACCAACTAAGCCACCAACGTTGACACGAGCGATTCAAGTAGCAGGCGGAATTACACCTAGCGCAGATATTCGCAACATCCAGATCCGCCGCCCTACCAGAAATGGCTCGACCCAAGCGATCGCTGTTAACCTGTGGCAACTTTTGCGTCAAGGCGATATCACTCAAGACCTTATTTTGCAGGATGGAGACACTGTTTTTATTCCTACAGCGCAAAATATCAGTTCGTCTGAGGCTCGTCAACTGGCAGCACTCAGCTTTGCCGCAGATAAAACCCAGCCGCTTAGTATTGCCGTAGTGGGTGAAGTGTCCCGTCCGGGGCCGTACACAGTAGCAGCAGCAGACAATCCCAACACACCAGATCAAGGTGGTAAGGCGCCAACATTGACGCGGGCAATTCAACTTGCAGGGGGCATTACAGCAAATGCAGATATTCGTCAGATACAAGTGCGTAGAGCCACCAGAAATGGAGACGAAAAAGCGATCGCTGTTAATTTGTGGCAGCTATTGCAAGAAGGCGACTTAACTCAAGATATTATCTTGCAGGAGGGAGATACGATTTCGGTACCAACGGCAACAAATCTCAACGCCGCCGAGGCAACACAACTGGCTACCTCTAGCTTTTCTCCCGATAAAATTAGAGTGAATGTGGTAGGCGAAGTACAAAAACCGGGGACAGTCGAAGTGCCACCCAACACTCCTTTAAATCAAGCGCTGCTAGCATCTGGCAGCTTTAACAATCGCGCCCGCCGGAGGTCGGTTGACCTGATTCGTCTCAACCCCAACGGTACAGTTTCCAAACGCCCGGTGCAGGTTGATTTTACTCAAGGAATTAATGAAAAGAACAATCCCACCCTACGCAATAACGACGTTATAGTTGTAGGTCGCTCAAATATCGCCACCATATCGGACACTGTAGGTACGGTGCTTAGTCCTGTGGGGGGGATTTTCTCGTTGTTCAACTTCTTTAGAATCTTTAATTAG
- a CDS encoding polysaccharide biosynthesis tyrosine autokinase translates to MDRAQYSQSLSTNGNGNGNGKLQQPQPQLYQSQFAENNQEELNLRHLLTVVRRRGVVIAGIAIAVTSVVSLWSFNRTPKYEGNFQLLVEPVTAENKLSKLTELTGMNPEIDTGMDYETQIQVLKSSELMSKLIDKLQTKYPDITYNDLIVKNTLKINRLRDTKILDISYSNTDKERIKFVLHEVAKGYLRYSFQERQANLNQGIKFVEGQLPKLQERVDKLQGQLQGFRQQNNLLDPQEQAKQLSERVSKIDQDQLESQVKLNETRTLYQTLQKQLGLAPNQALAAAALSESPRYQLLLNQLQELETKIATESARFTEASPTIQALRDQQRNLLPLLRQEAQQVLGNNVSSPPVSSASPNSIRLQLTQQMVDALNQIQVLEVRTGAIASAQSRLGREVKQLPAIARQYGDLQRELTVATESLTRFLGVRETLQIEVAQKALPWQLIARPKLADDPISPRPVRDSILGAIAGLLLGIGVALLLERLDNVFHSPDELRDTTKLPLLGIIPFQKQLKNQKPIVNLSGLMGQKGRNAEAPTSPLRNRDRQPQWYNSSPFLEAFRSLHTNISFLGSDTPIHSLVISSATPGDGKSTTSVQLAQAAAAMGKRVLLVDADMRRPQVHYVLGLPNHQGLSNVIATGLPPKQAIQRLPMWDHLYVLTAGPMPPDPTRLLSSKKMHYLMTQFQAVFDLVIYDTPPVLGLADGKLLATHTAGIVMVVGLGRTDRDIFLQALDGLKVSNATILGVVANGVKGYTTNSHYYYDHYYNNEESEVQKAKKLLQKRL, encoded by the coding sequence ATGGATAGGGCGCAATATTCTCAATCGCTATCTACAAATGGCAATGGCAATGGGAATGGCAAGTTGCAACAGCCACAACCGCAGCTTTACCAAAGTCAATTTGCTGAAAATAACCAAGAAGAATTAAATTTACGGCATCTGTTAACCGTAGTGCGGCGTCGGGGCGTAGTTATCGCTGGTATAGCGATCGCTGTAACGAGTGTCGTTTCTTTGTGGAGTTTCAATCGAACACCCAAATATGAAGGCAATTTTCAACTGTTAGTAGAACCTGTAACAGCAGAAAATAAACTGTCTAAATTAACTGAATTGACGGGAATGAATCCAGAAATAGATACAGGGATGGATTACGAAACCCAAATTCAGGTTTTGAAAAGTTCAGAATTGATGTCTAAGCTCATTGATAAATTACAAACTAAATATCCCGACATCACCTACAACGATCTAATTGTTAAAAACACACTGAAAATTAACAGACTTAGAGACACGAAAATTTTAGACATTAGTTATAGCAATACAGACAAGGAAAGAATTAAGTTTGTCTTGCACGAAGTAGCAAAAGGTTATCTCAGGTACAGTTTCCAAGAGCGGCAAGCGAACCTGAACCAAGGCATCAAATTTGTCGAAGGTCAGCTGCCGAAATTACAGGAGCGCGTAGATAAACTTCAGGGACAGCTACAAGGATTTAGGCAGCAAAACAACTTATTAGATCCGCAAGAACAAGCAAAACAACTGTCTGAGCGCGTTAGTAAAATTGACCAAGATCAATTGGAGTCTCAGGTAAAACTGAATGAAACGCGCACCCTCTATCAAACGCTACAAAAACAACTGGGGTTAGCACCAAATCAAGCGCTAGCAGCGGCTGCTCTTAGCGAGTCGCCACGCTATCAACTATTACTCAACCAGTTGCAGGAATTAGAAACTAAAATTGCTACTGAGTCAGCGCGGTTTACGGAAGCAAGCCCTACAATTCAAGCACTGCGAGATCAGCAGCGAAATTTACTGCCCCTGCTGCGCCAAGAGGCACAACAGGTACTGGGGAATAATGTTTCTAGTCCGCCTGTATCGAGTGCTTCCCCCAATTCAATTCGCTTGCAATTGACACAACAGATGGTGGATGCGCTTAACCAGATACAGGTTTTGGAAGTGCGGACAGGAGCGATCGCATCTGCCCAAAGTCGTCTTGGTCGAGAAGTTAAACAACTTCCAGCGATCGCCCGTCAGTATGGAGATTTGCAACGGGAACTAACTGTGGCAACCGAGAGTTTAACCCGTTTTCTCGGCGTGCGCGAAACCCTCCAGATTGAGGTAGCTCAGAAAGCACTTCCTTGGCAGCTGATCGCCAGACCAAAACTAGCCGACGATCCCATATCGCCCAGACCAGTGCGGGATAGTATTTTAGGAGCGATCGCTGGTTTGTTGCTAGGCATAGGAGTAGCCTTATTGCTAGAACGCCTGGACAACGTGTTCCACTCCCCCGATGAACTCAGAGATACTACCAAGCTGCCGCTTTTGGGTATCATCCCCTTCCAAAAACAACTCAAGAACCAAAAACCGATAGTCAATCTATCTGGTTTGATGGGACAAAAAGGCCGCAATGCAGAAGCGCCTACGTCTCCCCTGCGTAATAGAGATCGCCAGCCTCAATGGTACAATTCTTCTCCTTTTTTGGAAGCCTTCCGCTCTCTGCATACCAACATCAGCTTCCTGGGTTCTGATACCCCAATCCACTCCCTAGTAATTAGCTCTGCCACTCCAGGCGATGGCAAATCTACCACTTCCGTACAGCTAGCGCAGGCAGCCGCCGCAATGGGTAAGCGAGTGCTGCTAGTAGATGCAGATATGCGACGCCCGCAAGTTCATTATGTGCTGGGCTTGCCCAACCACCAAGGACTGAGCAATGTAATCGCCACCGGATTGCCCCCCAAACAGGCGATCCAGCGGTTGCCTATGTGGGATCACCTCTACGTGTTAACTGCTGGGCCAATGCCGCCAGACCCCACTCGGCTGCTGTCGTCCAAGAAAATGCATTACTTAATGACGCAGTTTCAAGCAGTTTTTGATTTGGTTATTTATGACACGCCACCCGTACTGGGTCTTGCAGATGGCAAACTCCTGGCAACCCATACGGCTGGTATTGTCATGGTGGTGGGATTGGGTCGTACAGACCGAGATATTTTTCTGCAAGCGTTGGATGGATTAAAAGTTTCTAACGCCACGATTTTGGGTGTGGTTGCTAACGGCGTTAAGGGCTACACAACCAATTCCCACTACTATTACGACCACTACTACAACAATGAGGAATCAGAAGTGCAAAAGGCCAAAAAGCTTTTGCAAAAAAGGCTGTAG